AATTCAGTTAAATTTTTATACTAAGATATGATTCATTCAAAAATGAATTAACTGTTTTCTTAAAAAGGATACAAAGTTAATAAAGCTGAAATAGAAACCTCAGCTAACTCTTTTATAAGTTTATGTAATGGATTTTTTATTTTGTTACTTTATTTACTATTCTTTTCCACCAAGGCAAATCAGCATCATTTACTTCATAATATCCGTATCCACCATATCCATACCCACCATAAGAACCATACCCATACACTCCTACAGATTGAGCCTTAACATCATTGAAAATAATACCTACATTTTTCAACATTTTTTCGCTGTAAATACGTTGTAACCCTTTCAATTTTTCTATTGGAGTTCTATCTTGACGTACGATATATACTGTTGCATCTGCATATTTACCTAAAATAAGGGCATCACTTACTAATCCTAAGGGAGGTGTATCTATTATAATATAATCATATTGTTGTTTCAACTCTTTTATAAGCTCATCCATTGGTACTCCCATTAAAAGCTCTGCTGGATTAGGAGGAACAGCTCCTGAATGAATTATATCTAAATTTTCAATAGAAGTAGCTTGAACAACCTCGTCTAATTTCTTGCTTCCTATCAGATAAGTGCTCAGTCCATCTTTACTATACTCATTATTAGGCATAGGTACGTACATCTGAGGTTTTCTCATATCAGCAACAACTAAAACTGTGCGTTTTCCTGTTGAAGCTAGTGAAATAGAGATATTTGCAGAGCAAAAAGATTTTCCTTCTCCTGATATAGATGAGCTAATCATTAGAGTACTTGTTCTGTCTACACGACCAATCAAAAATAGTAGATTTGAGCGAATAGAACGAAAAGCCTCTGCAAGTGCTGACTTAGGCTGTTCATTTACAAGGGGTGTGTTATTTTCTTTTTTTCTCTTTTTAGAATGCATTACTACTCCTAAAATAGGAACACTAGAAATACCTTTTACATCATCTAAGGTTTCAATAGTGCTTCTAAAGTAATTACGGACATAAATAAAACCTATTGGAAAAAGCAATCCTAATAAAATAGCAATTGTATAGTTTTGTTTTGCATTAGGAGAAATTGCTCCATAATTAAATGGAGGTTCTAGAACTTGGCTATCTTCTCTAGCTGCAGCTTGAGCAATACTAGCTTCCATACGTTTGTTAAGTAGCAAAATATAAATTTCTTCATTTATTGAATAAAGACGATTTATATTTAGAAGTTTACGCTCTGCGCTAGGTAAAGCATTCATTTGATTATCTAATAGATTGAGTCTACTTTTTATATCTTCAAATGCAATCTTATCATTCAACTTTGTATTATTAAGATGTTCTAGTAGTGATTCCCTTATTTTATCTATTTCAATATTAATTTCTACTAAAAAAGGATTTTTAGAACTTCCTTTTTCTAAAAAAATTTCTCTTTGTATTTGTAAATCAACTAACCTTCCAATTAAGGATGATGCTATTCCATCCTCTACACCTACTGCAGCAGGTGTTGTGATACCTTTATAATTATCGTTTTCTTTTATATAAGTTATCAAGTAATCTAAATATTTTTCTTTTAGGATTAATTCTCTGTTTTTTTCTTCTAAAGAAGAATATTGCTCTAAATTTCTACCTATTGCATCTTCTCCTACTACAAATTTGTTATTAGATTTGAAGTTTTGTATTTTATTTTCTATCAAAAATAAGGAATCTCTAATTTGAGAAAGTTGTTCATCTATAAAATCAATCGTTCTAACAGCCTCTAAATTTTTATCTTCTAAACCATAAGCAATATACTCTTGCATTATAGTTGTGATAAAATCTTTAGCTCTTTCAGGTACAGAAGAAACTACATTGAGACGAATCAGCGAGGCATCTTCTTCTGTATAAGCAGATAAACGTCCTAGAAATTCTCTC
This is a stretch of genomic DNA from Bernardetia sp. MNP-M8. It encodes these proteins:
- a CDS encoding polysaccharide biosynthesis tyrosine autokinase, whose translation is MDIQQDVITTAMNGSQSSQVQGNQTMLSKADVDAFSPKKVIYTLWKNKFFIVFCIGLASAIAWWKTYYATPVYTIGASIQVKDNRKSSSPVALLYSQDMFGGSKRLSSEVKFIRSYPFIRRVCEKMDMRVYYYQEGNIRTTEIYPVRFAPFEVIINIEADSNLRELPNYKIKFKDDQTFSLINADEEWDNARQYKFGETISESSTTFKILNKNLTSGTVYGFHFTNPSSLAREFLGRLSAYTEEDASLIRLNVVSSVPERAKDFITTIMQEYIAYGLEDKNLEAVRTIDFIDEQLSQIRDSLFLIENKIQNFKSNNKFVVGEDAIGRNLEQYSSLEEKNRELILKEKYLDYLITYIKENDNYKGITTPAAVGVEDGIASSLIGRLVDLQIQREIFLEKGSSKNPFLVEINIEIDKIRESLLEHLNNTKLNDKIAFEDIKSRLNLLDNQMNALPSAERKLLNINRLYSINEEIYILLLNKRMEASIAQAAAREDSQVLEPPFNYGAISPNAKQNYTIAILLGLLFPIGFIYVRNYFRSTIETLDDVKGISSVPILGVVMHSKKRKKENNTPLVNEQPKSALAEAFRSIRSNLLFLIGRVDRTSTLMISSSISGEGKSFCSANISISLASTGKRTVLVVADMRKPQMYVPMPNNEYSKDGLSTYLIGSKKLDEVVQATSIENLDIIHSGAVPPNPAELLMGVPMDELIKELKQQYDYIIIDTPPLGLVSDALILGKYADATVYIVRQDRTPIEKLKGLQRIYSEKMLKNVGIIFNDVKAQSVGVYGYGSYGGYGYGGYGYYEVNDADLPWWKRIVNKVTK